Proteins encoded by one window of Salvia splendens isolate huo1 chromosome 5, SspV2, whole genome shotgun sequence:
- the LOC121804291 gene encoding transcription repressor OFP14-like: MTSPFPKSLKNYLSKITSLSKQSPLRRRKSPSITAGDGGDKSLFEDFGSLYREEYEEGSSLPLDSPRPPPDNLLGSGRFFVETGSSRSSRITDDLFSSSAASPTNEASSTSEDFAVLHMDAPDPYDAFRQSMLEMVEARIDLNRGVDWKFLEELLFCYFDMNKKKSRRHILRAFVDVVVFLRQISGESPESPPPVDDGELDEEI, encoded by the coding sequence ATGACATCGCCATTCCCAAAATCGCTGAAAAACTACCTCTCAAAAATCACAAGCCTTAGCAAACAATCCCCCCTGAGACGGCGGAAATCGCCGTCGATAACCGCCGGCGACGGCGGAGACAAAAGCCTCTTCGAGGATTTCGGATCGCTCTACCGAGAGGAGTACGAAGAAGGAAGCTCGCTTCCGCTGGATTCGCCGCGGCCACCGCCGGATAATCTCCTCGGATCGGGGCGGTTTTTCGTGGAAACCGGCTCGTCGAGGAGCTCGCGGATAACCGACGACTTGTTCTCCTCCTCCGCGGCCTCCCCTACGAACGAGGCCTCGTCGACGTCGGAGGATTTCGCAGTGCTGCATATGGACGCGCCGGATCCTTACGATGCTTTCCGGCAGTCAATGCTGGAGATGGTGGAGGCAAGGATCGATCTTAATCGGGGCGTGGATTGGAAGTTTCTAGAAGAGCTGCTGTTTTGCTATTTCGATATGAATAAAAAGAAATCTCGGAGGCATATTTTGCGTGCTTTCGTTGATGTGGTCGTGTTTTTGAGACAGATCTCCGGCGAATCTCCGGAAAGTCCGCCGCCGGTGGACGATGGAGAGTTGGATGAGGAGATTTAA